The proteins below are encoded in one region of Nitrospirota bacterium:
- the bioB gene encoding biotin synthase BioB, whose amino-acid sequence MVDYQDFAAKALRDETLTRNECQAVLDTPDERLLELLQAAFTVRSRYFGKTVRLQMLQNAKSGACQEDCHYCSQSATSTAPIERYNLLPQKQMIDGARQAAASKAQRYCIVISGRSPLDREIDEIAGAVRSIKQEIPIQICCSLGLMSEQQAKRLKEAGVDRVNHNLNTSEAFHSSICSTHTFQDRLNTIQNARAAGLEICSGGIVGMGEKDEDLIDLAMALIDVKPDSIPLNTLHPATGTPLENCDNLTPQRCLKVLCLFRFLHPRTELRVAGGREHNLRSLQPLALYPADSIFVNNYLTTPGAPAPEVWGMIEDLGFKIEVEHQQPVAK is encoded by the coding sequence ATGGTCGACTATCAGGATTTCGCTGCTAAAGCCTTGCGCGACGAGACGCTGACGAGAAACGAATGCCAGGCCGTGCTCGACACTCCCGATGAACGATTGCTGGAACTTCTCCAGGCCGCCTTTACCGTTCGATCCCGCTATTTTGGCAAGACCGTGCGCCTCCAGATGTTGCAAAACGCCAAGAGCGGAGCCTGCCAGGAAGATTGTCACTACTGCTCACAATCTGCGACCTCCACCGCCCCCATCGAGCGCTACAACCTCTTGCCCCAAAAGCAGATGATCGACGGAGCCAGACAAGCAGCCGCCTCAAAGGCCCAACGCTATTGCATCGTCATCAGCGGCCGGAGTCCGTTGGATCGGGAAATCGACGAAATCGCAGGAGCTGTCCGCTCCATCAAGCAGGAGATTCCGATTCAGATTTGCTGTTCACTGGGCCTCATGAGCGAGCAACAGGCCAAGCGACTGAAGGAAGCGGGAGTCGATCGGGTGAATCACAACTTGAATACAAGCGAAGCCTTTCATTCCTCCATCTGCAGCACCCACACGTTCCAAGACCGGCTCAACACCATCCAGAACGCGCGAGCGGCAGGATTGGAGATCTGCTCCGGCGGGATCGTGGGCATGGGAGAGAAGGACGAGGACCTCATCGACCTAGCCATGGCCCTGATCGACGTGAAACCTGACTCGATTCCGCTCAACACGCTCCATCCAGCCACTGGCACGCCGCTGGAGAACTGTGACAATCTGACCCCTCAACGCTGCCTGAAAGTGCTCTGCCTCTTCAGGTTCCTGCACCCACGCACCGAACTCCGCGTGGCCGGAGGCCGTGAGCATAATCTACGGAGTCTCCAGCCCTTGGCACTCTATCCAGCCGATTCCATCTTCGTGAACAACTACCTCACAACGCCAGGAGCCCCCGCTCCAGAAGTCTGGGGCATGATCGAAGATCTCGGCTTTAAAATTGAAGTCGAGCATCAGCAACCGGTCGCAAAGTAG
- a CDS encoding prevent-host-death protein encodes MRSSTSVLQKAIPATEIKRRGLSAIDKALKRGPVHVLRGKEPTYVIMAEEQYRELSERYRKSYVSRIRRSLEDLKEGRVRHVTAQTLIDELRLKS; translated from the coding sequence ATGCGAAGCTCTACCAGTGTGCTGCAAAAAGCAATCCCCGCGACAGAGATCAAGCGACGAGGGCTTTCCGCCATCGACAAAGCTCTGAAACGCGGCCCGGTCCATGTCCTCAGGGGCAAGGAGCCCACCTACGTCATCATGGCAGAAGAGCAGTATCGGGAATTGTCTGAGCGATATCGCAAATCGTACGTGAGCCGAATCCGCCGATCTTTAGAAGATCTCAAGGAAGGACGTGTCCGTCACGTCACAGCGCAAACACTCATCGACGAACTCCGACTCAAATCCTGA
- a CDS encoding type II toxin-antitoxin system YafQ family toxin — protein sequence MMYTLVTTSYFDRRAAKFTRAHPQLKKPLAKVLSSLETDPFQPHLRLHALKGELEGLHAVSVTHSYRVTLTLRVTKKEIILLDIGTHDEVYR from the coding sequence CTGATGTATACGCTGGTCACGACCAGCTATTTCGATCGGCGCGCGGCCAAGTTCACGCGAGCCCACCCCCAGCTAAAGAAACCGCTTGCCAAAGTTCTCAGCAGTCTGGAAACCGATCCCTTTCAGCCACATCTCCGATTGCATGCACTCAAAGGAGAATTGGAAGGGCTGCACGCCGTCAGCGTGACTCATTCGTACCGCGTCACTCTCACGTTGAGAGTGACCAAGAAAGAGATCATCCTGCTTGATATCGGAACCCATGATGAAGTCTATCGATAA